The genomic DNA GCTGTCACGCTGAGCCATGGGGACATGATCGGCGCGGACGATTTGCCGGTGCAGGTGCAAGGCTCCAGAGGCGATCGCCGGATTCTCGATGAAGCCGCAGAACGCACCCTGCCACTGCACGAAGTGGAAAAAGAGTACATCGTGAAAATTTTGGAAAAGACGGGTGGCAACAAGTATCAGGCCGCGCACGTCCTGGGTATCGATCGGAAGACCCTGTATCGGAAGCTTGCCGAAATCGAAGGCAAACCACACTCAGACGCGTAGATTCACCGTTTCACCCTCGCGCTGGGAGCCATCGGCGTGCAGCCCCTTCATCAGAAATCCCCGCTGTTCGAATCCGGCCTTCCATTGTTGTTGACGGTCGGGATCTTTGTCCTGGATCTGTCGGCGCCTGCCGGGATCGACCTGTGGCTGCTCTATGCGGTTCCGTTCACTCTGATCGCGGTGTCCTCACTCGGGCAGATTCCCCGCTATTTTCTAGGGCTGGTGGCGTTGCTGGTGCTCATCGGCCCTGTTGTATCCTCCGCCGGACCCCTGCCGCGCTCCATCGGCCTCAATCGTCTACTGGGCCTCGGGATCCTGGGGGCCGTGGCTGCGCTGGTTGCCCGCCGTCGGTCTTCTTCTGCGAGTCCGGATGCGAGCACAAGCTTGTCGTCCCGGGCGTTCACGACGGCGCGGGTTGAGCGGCATCAACCAGAGGCAGGCGAGGTTTCGGATGCGGAAGCGCGGGCCCGGGCTGAATCGGCGGTGGTCGGTGCGGTGACCGGACAACGTCGCGCCGAAGCAGAACTGCATCAGGACAAGCTCCGTTTCGAAGGCATCGTGCACTCGGCGATGGACGCGATCATTACCGTCGACGAAGCGCACAAAATCGTGCTGTTCAATCAGGCGGCCGAAAAGATGTTTCAGTGGGGCGCCGAGGAAGTGCTGGGGCGGCCTCTGGATCGACTGCTTCCCGAGCGTTTCCGTAGCACCCACCATGAGCATATCCGGGAGTTCGGCCGTTCCGGCATCACGACGCGCCAAATGGGTGCGCTGGGCATGGTGATGGGGGTGCGGGCCAACGGAGAGGAATTCCCGATCGAGGCCGCGATCTCGCAGATCGGTGTGGAAGGGAGGCGGTATTACACCGTCATCCTCCGCGACATTACGGAACGCCGGCGGCTCGAGCAGGAATTAGCGGAACGCGAGGCCCTGTTGCGGGCGATTATTGAGACCGAACCCGAATGTGTAAAGGTGCTTGATCTGGACGGCAGCGTTCGAACCATCAACGCCGCAGGGCTGGCCATGATCGAAGCAACGAGTAGTGCGGACATCGTCGGGCGGGATGTGTGCCACCTGGCCACGGCCGAGTTTCGGTCGGTCTACCGTGACCTGATCGGCAAGGCCGGGCGGGGGGAAGCGGGGCGACTGGAGTTTCAGATGGTCGGTCTCCTGGGGACTCCCCGATGGCTGGATACGCATGTGGTGCCGCTGCGATCAGCCGATGGCACCATTACGGCGGTCTTGGGTGTGACGCGCGATGTGACCGAGTGGAAAAAAACCGAGGCGCTGCTGCGCCAAAGCGAAGACCGGTATCGCCGGCTCCTGGCCGTCTTGCCCGATGCCATCCTGGTCAATCGCGAGAACCGGATCTTTTTCGCCAATGAACAAGGGGTGCGTTTGTTCGGGGCCCGATCGGCCGAGGAGATTCTCGGCAAGTCGCTGTATGACCTGGCGCATCCCGACTATCACGAGATGATCGATGCGCGGATCCGGCATCTTCTGGGGCCCGGGAACACGGTGCCCGAGGTCGAGGAAAAGATCGTGCGCTTGGACGGGATGAGTGTGGACGTGGCTGTCAGGGCTGCGCGGTTTCAGGATGAGGAGGGGTTCGGCATCCTGGTCGTCCTGCGGGACATTTCGCTTCGAAAAGCCGCCGAGCAGAAGTTGCGGGAGAGCGAAGAGCGGCTTCAAAGTTTATTGGGAGCGATGGAGGATGTCATCTGGTCGTCGTCGCTGGATCTATCCACGATGTTTTATGTCAGTCCGTCCGTGATGGAGATCTATGGCCGGCCGCCCGACGCGTTTTTAGCCAGGCCTTCGTTATGGCTGGAGGCCGTTCATCCCGACGATTGCGTGATTGCGGAACAGGCGCGACAGGCCCTCTCGACAATGGGGGAGTTCGATGTGGAGTATCGCATCGTCAGGCTCGACGGCGATCTGCGTTGGCTACACGACCGCGGGCGGGTCATCAAGGATGCCAAAGGCCGTCCGTTGCGCATCGACGGCATTGCCAGCGACATCACGGAGCGGAAGCGGTTGCAGGCGCAACTTCGCCGGACGGAGCGCGTGGCCGAACTGGGAACGGTGGCGTCCGGCATGGCGCATGAGATCGGCACACCCATGAACGTCATTCTGGGCCGGGCCGAATATCTGATGGAGCGCACGAAGGAGGAGCCGGTCAGGAAGGGGCTCCAAACCATCGTCAGTCAGGTCGAACGAATTACGCGGGTGATGAATCAGTTGCTGGCGTTTGCCCGGCGACGTCCGGTCGAACACCGTGCCTTGGACTTGCGCCAGACCATCGAGGACAACCTGGAAATTTTCCAGGAACGCCTGTCGCAAAGTAACATCAGCGTGGAAACCTCCTTTGCCGACGCCTGCCCCTTGGTGCATGCCGATTCCGATCAGATGAGTCAGGTCTTGATCAACCTGGTGATGAATGCGATCCATGCGATGCCCGGGGGAGGGGTTTTGAAGCTGTCACTGGCGCCGGACCGTGGCATGGTCCGGTTGACGGTGGCGGATACCGGCCACGGGATGCCCCGGGACGTGATCGCCAAGGTGTTCGACCCGTTTTTCACCACCAAGGAGTTCGGGAAGGGAACCGGGTTAGGTTTGACTGTGGTGAAGGGCATCATTGAGGAACACAGCGGAACGATTGAGGTGGAGAGTGAGCCTGAGCGGGGGACGACCTTCACCATTTGCCTGCCGATAGACAAGAGCTGATAGCGTATTGCATGTAGCTTATGGCAGGGATTGAACAGTCTTTGGGAATGGTCGGCCTCTTTTCTTCGCTCGTGCCATACGCCATCGGCAATTCGCCATAAGCTCTACTCGTCCCGTTGTGGCGCTTCGGGACAGGGCTTTTTCAGAGGGTGGGGTCTTTCTCGCCAGAGGCCGGTTCATGCACCTACTGTTTGGAGAAACCTTCGGGGCTAGTTATCCATTGAATACAATCAGTTGCTCGCTTTCACGCGCCGACGTGAGTGGCACATGGTTTGCGTTGTGTTGTCCCCATGGTGACCTATTCCGAGGGCTCGAACGTGGAAAGTCGAACACCAGCGGTATTACTGGTGGTGGAAGACGACAAGGATATGCGGAGCTTGCTCTGCGACGAGTTGTGGGGAGAGGGATACCAATTGCGCGAGGCCAGCAACGGGGAAGAGGGGCTGGCGGCGGTCATGCGAGCGGCTCCCGATCTGATCGTGACCGACTTGAAAATGCCGGCCGGCGGTTTCGACTATGTCCATCGATTGAGGAGCTGTGTGCCCGGTTGTCCGATTATCGTCATGACCGCCTTTGGCGATGCCCAGACCAAGGACGAGGCGATGAAAAACGGCGCGACGGCCTACTTCGACAAGCCGGTCAGGCTGTCGGAACTGAAGGCGACGGTCAAGCAACTCCTGCAACATCCAGGAAGCCGGTCCGAGGATGGACTGCTGCACTGAACATTGGCAGTGGATACGTGTTTTCGCGAGGTCTCCCCCAAGGGGGGAGGGTTGTCTTCGTGATCGTGGCTGTAGTACTAATAGGGCCTTCATAAAAATCAGAAAGGCCCCGCTTGGTTCGTATAGAAACGAGGAGTGATGAGATGGCCGGATCTCACTCACAGGGAACACCCTTTTCCCCCTTTACCGATCCGATTCTGGCCGCTCGGTTGGAAGCTCTGAAGCTCTTGGCCGACGGGCTGACCGACCGCGTGGCGGTGATGGATCGGGATCTCAATGTGGTCTATGCCAATGACGCCGCTTGGGCGAAGTCGGGGAATCCCTCTGCGGTCGCCAAGCCGGCCAAGTGTTATCAGGCTTTCGTTCACATGACAGACCCTTGCGGGACCTGTCCTGCTGAGTCGGTCTTTAAGACGGGGGAAGTGCTCACGGTCTCCTGCAACGCGTCGGGCGATGGGACTGCCTGCGGTATGCACCAGGCGTTTCCGCTCGTCTCGTCGGCAGGAGAGGTGGCCTCGATCCTCGTGCTCTTTCACAAGCGGCCGGAGCCGCTCAGCATTCCAGCGTCGCTGCCGCAGCAAAGGCTCGGTCGATCGCGCCCGGAACGGACCGAATCGAGATTGGGCGATCTGGTCGGCGCGAGTCCGGCCATGAATCAGCTGTTTGAAATGATCCGGTTGGTGGCCGACAGTTCAGCCACGGTGTTGATCCAGGGTGAAAGCGGCACGGGAAAGGAACTCGTGGCCCGGACCATTCACCAGACGAGCTATCGTCGCGACAAGCCTTTTGTGGTGGTCGATTGCGGGGCGCTCCCGGAAACGTTGCTGGAGAGTGAACTGTTCGGCCATGTCAAAGGAGCGTTTACCGGAGCAGCCGGGGCCAAGTCCGGGCTGTTTGAAGAGGCCGACGGGGGCACGATCTTTCTGGATGAGATAGCCGATACGTCTCCAACCTTCCAGGCTAAGCTTCTTCGAGTCTTGCAAGAAGGCGAGATCAAGCGAGTCGGCGGGACGCAGCCGGTCAAGATCAATGTCCGTGTCATCTCCGCCACCAATAAGGATCTGACTGACCTGGTCAAGGCCAAGGCATTTCGTCAGGACCTCTACTATCGGTTAGCCGTGTTGCCCGTTCATTTGCCGCCGCTCCGTGACCGGAGGGTGGACATTCCCTTGTTGGTCGTAAAATTTATTGCCGACTCCTGCCAGCGGCATCGGCAGGATTTGCGTCAGGTGAATGAAGAGGCCATGCGTGCCTTGACGGCTGCGCCTTGGCCCGGGAATGTCCGTGAGCTCCAGCATTATATCGAGCGAGCCGTGGTGACCACGACCCATTCGGAACTGACCTGTGCGGATCTGGTCGAACTGGGGAGTCACCCTCAGGATACCGACCTCAGGACGGTCGGCCGGGGCGCGGCGCGACAGGCCGAGCGGGTGCGTATCCTTCAGGCATTGCAGCAGACCTCCGGGAATAGGGTGCAAGCGGCTCGTGTCCTTAAAATCAGCCGGGCCAGTCTCTACAACAAGCTGCACGAATTCGGCATTCAGTAGCTCAGCCCAGAGAGCCTGTTTTCAGGCCCTCCCCGCTTCTTGTCTCTATCCTAATCCTCTTCAGAATCAGTCCAATGGCTCTTCCTTTCGTAACCGCTAAGCGAGGAAGCTGTCCCGTATCGCCCCATAATTCACGATCTAATGTCCAGCGGCTTGGACAGTCTAAGTAATTGTATTTTATATGTTCTTATCCTTGCCGAGGTGTGCTGTCTAATCGTCTGGAAAACTGTGGCATTTTACGCCGGTTCAAAATTTCCCGCCTAAATCTTCAACTCCTTGAAAAATATATAACATTTCAGTCCGGCTAGGACTACCCCTAGTGGGCACATCAATTGCGTTGTTAGGCAGTGCTGGTGAAGGTGCGGGTGATTAGGACCGGCCTCCGAATGACCTGCTCCCTCGATCTTTGAGGACATCCTTCACCAGCCCTTTTTCCTTTTGGGAGCGTTTCGTGGAGGGAAAAAGGAGAGGCCGGAGGAGCCGGGGTCCTGCCTGACGGAGGCCGGTCACACGACCACGTTTTTTAACCACTCCCGCGGAAGGGCGCGGGATTATAAAGGAGGGAGGCCGACATATGAGGTCTTCAGTGCAGTCAAAGCGCAGGCGCATCAGTCGTAAGGCGATGCTGAGCCTGCAGGCGGCGCTGCTCTCGGGCAGTTTGCTCGCGGCGCCGTGGGTGTTTGCGGCTGGTCCGGGCGATCAGTCGCATGAGGGACATGCGACGCCGGTCGCCATGCCGGGCTGGACACAGACCCTGAAGGGTCAGACCGTGGTGGAAAACGCCATGGAAGGTCGCGCCGGCAATGCAGAGAAGATGGAGATGCAGCACCACCGCCTGATGGAGAAGTTGGAACAGCAGGCGCAGACGGACGCGAAGGCGCAGCAGACCTCCGGTGCATTCAACGAAATGTCGATGATGCACCAGTATATGGGGCAGGACGGGAGCAGCTTCCTGTTGGCGTCCGATTCGTCGAAGGGCGAACCGGTGATGACGTCAGGGGGGAAATGTCCCGCCAATGCGCCGGTGAAGAAGTACGACGTTTCGATGATCAACATCGAAATCAGTTTGAACCGGTGGCTCGACTTCTATCCCGGGTATATGTACGTCCATACCGGGGAGATCGACAAGGTTCGCGCCGAGGAAACCAAGAACAAAGAAGCGCGGGAAAAAGACGGATTCGATCCTGGTGCGGTGACGACCGGAAACCAGGGCGATGCGATTCAGCCGCTGGTGCTCCGTGCCAACCAGGGCGATTGCGTCAAGATGACGTTGCGGAATCAGATGGAGGGTGAGGATGGCAGCTTGGTCATCCAGGCCTCCAGCATGATCGTGAGCGCCACGGGCAAGCCTGCGACGACGACGAACCCGGACACGGTGGTTTCGCCGGGCAAGACGCAGGAGTTCGAATGGTACATTCATCCGAACATGCAGGAAGGTGTGCGGCAGTTCCACTCATGGAGCCATGATCGCGAGTTGACGGTGTTGGGCCTCTTCGGCGCCTTCATCGTCGAACCGAAGGGTTCCAAGTACCTCGATCCGCTCGGAACGGGCGCCGCGCCCGATACGAACAGCGGATGGCAGGTCATGATCGACAACGGGTCCGGACCGGACTTCCGCGAGTTCGTGTTGTTCTATCACGAGATCGGCGACGAAGCCTTCCGGCCGCTGAACAAGAAGGGTGACTTCTTGCCGCAGCGCGATCCGCTGACCGACGCCTATCGTCCGGGTGGCCGCGCGATCAACTATCGCAGCGAGCCGTTCGGCATCGATCAGATGCACTTACAGCACGAATATTTCGGCTTCGAAGATGAGTCGCTGGCCTACAGCGCCTACACCTTCGGTGACCCGCCCACCACGGTGGCCCGCGGCTACCTCGGTGATCCGGTCAAGTGGCGTTTGGTGCATGGTGGATCGGAAGTGTTCCACTCCCACCATCCGCACAGCGGAACCATCCGTTGGCAGCGCAGCCCGCGTGCCGATCAGGAAGAGCATTGGTTTAAGGGACAGGACGGACCGGTGAAGTATCCCGTGGTCCGGACGAAGTCCGATCGGGTGGACGTCGAAGTGGTTGGTCCGTCCGAAGCGCTCGACCTGGAGCCGGAATGCGGCGGCGGTGGCTGTCAGCACCTGGCCGGCGAGTTCCTCTATCACTGCCACGTTGCGCACCACTATGTGGCGGGCATGTGGGGGTACGGCCGGTTCTACAATACGTTGCAGGTCGGCAATGCGCACACCGACACGATGCCGGATATGCGCGAGTTGCCGGATCGCCTGGGCCGTATGAAGCAGGGTGTCTCGTCGGATAAGTTGATCGGCACGACCGTCGACTGGTTCGGCAAGACCTTCAAGATCGTCGACAAGAGCCAGAAGACGAACTGGAAGTCCGATCCTGTGATCGTGAACATCAAGGATTGGGTCGAGATGTTTGTTCCGGCCCAGGGTCAACCGGGCCACACGAGCGATGAGAAGGGCCAGATCATGGCCTACGATTCGACGGTGTGGGACTGGAAGTGGGACGGCAACATCGCCCGCGGCGAGCGGGAGAGCACCGCTCCGAATCCGAAGTATGCGTGGGCTGCGAAGTGGGATGACAGCACCAGACCGGCGATCCTGTTCGATCCGACGACAGGGAAAATGGCCTGGCCGTTGTTCAAGCCGCACTTCGGCAAGCGCGTGCCGTTCTCGGCGAACCACAGCGGTGCGCCATGGTTGGAGCCGATTCACCAGGATGCCAACGGTGAGCGGACCTCCGAGCCGGCGATGCCGGGCGAACAGGGCCGTTGGAGCCTGTGCCCTGACAACGCCAATCGGAAGCATTACAACATTCACTTTGTCCGCATGCCGATCACCCTTGCTAAGAAGCAGGGGAAAGAGCCGGCCATGGTGGACAAGGATGGTCTGATCTACGTCCTTCACGAAGAAGAGCGTTTGACCAGAGCCAATGACGATCTCAAGCTGCCCGCCGTCATCCGCGCCAACGTGTATGACTGCGTGGACTTGTTGTTGACCAGCGAATGGGACGACGACGATTACACGAATTTCCAGTCGTCCAAAATCAACATCCATCCACACTTCTTCCAGTTCGACACCGGGAATTCGGACGGTGTGATCTCCGGGATGGAGTACGAAATGTCGGTCCGGCC from Nitrospira sp. ND1 includes the following:
- a CDS encoding sigma-54-dependent Fis family transcriptional regulator, with the translated sequence MAGSHSQGTPFSPFTDPILAARLEALKLLADGLTDRVAVMDRDLNVVYANDAAWAKSGNPSAVAKPAKCYQAFVHMTDPCGTCPAESVFKTGEVLTVSCNASGDGTACGMHQAFPLVSSAGEVASILVLFHKRPEPLSIPASLPQQRLGRSRPERTESRLGDLVGASPAMNQLFEMIRLVADSSATVLIQGESGTGKELVARTIHQTSYRRDKPFVVVDCGALPETLLESELFGHVKGAFTGAAGAKSGLFEEADGGTIFLDEIADTSPTFQAKLLRVLQEGEIKRVGGTQPVKINVRVISATNKDLTDLVKAKAFRQDLYYRLAVLPVHLPPLRDRRVDIPLLVVKFIADSCQRHRQDLRQVNEEAMRALTAAPWPGNVRELQHYIERAVVTTTHSELTCADLVELGSHPQDTDLRTVGRGAARQAERVRILQALQQTSGNRVQAARVLKISRASLYNKLHEFGIQ
- a CDS encoding PAS domain S-box protein; its protein translation is MQPLHQKSPLFESGLPLLLTVGIFVLDLSAPAGIDLWLLYAVPFTLIAVSSLGQIPRYFLGLVALLVLIGPVVSSAGPLPRSIGLNRLLGLGILGAVAALVARRRSSSASPDASTSLSSRAFTTARVERHQPEAGEVSDAEARARAESAVVGAVTGQRRAEAELHQDKLRFEGIVHSAMDAIITVDEAHKIVLFNQAAEKMFQWGAEEVLGRPLDRLLPERFRSTHHEHIREFGRSGITTRQMGALGMVMGVRANGEEFPIEAAISQIGVEGRRYYTVILRDITERRRLEQELAEREALLRAIIETEPECVKVLDLDGSVRTINAAGLAMIEATSSADIVGRDVCHLATAEFRSVYRDLIGKAGRGEAGRLEFQMVGLLGTPRWLDTHVVPLRSADGTITAVLGVTRDVTEWKKTEALLRQSEDRYRRLLAVLPDAILVNRENRIFFANEQGVRLFGARSAEEILGKSLYDLAHPDYHEMIDARIRHLLGPGNTVPEVEEKIVRLDGMSVDVAVRAARFQDEEGFGILVVLRDISLRKAAEQKLRESEERLQSLLGAMEDVIWSSSLDLSTMFYVSPSVMEIYGRPPDAFLARPSLWLEAVHPDDCVIAEQARQALSTMGEFDVEYRIVRLDGDLRWLHDRGRVIKDAKGRPLRIDGIASDITERKRLQAQLRRTERVAELGTVASGMAHEIGTPMNVILGRAEYLMERTKEEPVRKGLQTIVSQVERITRVMNQLLAFARRRPVEHRALDLRQTIEDNLEIFQERLSQSNISVETSFADACPLVHADSDQMSQVLINLVMNAIHAMPGGGVLKLSLAPDRGMVRLTVADTGHGMPRDVIAKVFDPFFTTKEFGKGTGLGLTVVKGIIEEHSGTIEVESEPERGTTFTICLPIDKS
- a CDS encoding response regulator, encoding MVTYSEGSNVESRTPAVLLVVEDDKDMRSLLCDELWGEGYQLREASNGEEGLAAVMRAAPDLIVTDLKMPAGGFDYVHRLRSCVPGCPIIVMTAFGDAQTKDEAMKNGATAYFDKPVRLSELKATVKQLLQHPGSRSEDGLLH